In a genomic window of Campylobacter concisus:
- a CDS encoding O-antigen ligase family protein, translating to MKNDIVSKLYNLFLVIVLFTLPVTEGLKQISLTLFVLAGIYICVKEKRQFKFDLINISLFIFVLATFISCLVNGVSASRALDPLRCMLFFFVARSVGVEKINFKFLFFALFAGLIAAFIPACIEKFTSNDPLALFELKSIGHVNHSAIFMLLVFCVALVSINSKEIFEKYICISVAGICVLGIMIAGSRAAMYLLPIIIFTYLLFEILNKQIKIKFLLGLIILFGVIAISYMYISTNITQDDRLYSQLTKGVTGSETRYPIFASAFYTWLEHPLFGIGSGEFKIIDITKYFPGNVEVHVSHAHNTFLTFLTEKGIVALLAYLVFQLLLFIKFIKNFRQNSIVFLALLMLMANNIISLANTTFHHENALLMLLFWALALSAIDEKSTLKIS from the coding sequence ATGAAAAACGACATTGTCTCTAAGCTCTACAATCTCTTTTTAGTTATTGTCTTATTTACACTGCCGGTAACTGAGGGTTTAAAACAAATTTCACTCACACTTTTCGTCTTGGCTGGAATTTATATTTGCGTCAAAGAAAAAAGGCAATTTAAATTTGATCTCATAAATATCTCGCTTTTTATCTTTGTTTTGGCTACTTTTATAAGCTGCTTGGTAAATGGAGTTTCTGCATCAAGAGCGCTTGATCCGCTAAGGTGTATGCTATTTTTCTTTGTGGCTAGAAGTGTTGGTGTAGAAAAAATAAATTTTAAATTTTTATTTTTTGCCTTATTTGCTGGTTTGATTGCTGCATTTATCCCTGCTTGTATAGAAAAATTCACTTCAAATGATCCTTTAGCACTTTTTGAGCTTAAATCAATAGGACACGTAAATCATAGTGCTATTTTTATGCTACTAGTTTTTTGTGTAGCATTAGTTTCGATAAATAGCAAAGAAATTTTTGAAAAGTACATATGCATAAGTGTTGCCGGAATTTGTGTCCTTGGTATAATGATAGCTGGCTCAAGAGCTGCAATGTATCTTTTACCAATCATTATTTTTACTTACTTACTTTTTGAAATTTTAAATAAACAGATAAAAATAAAATTTTTATTAGGCTTGATAATTTTATTTGGTGTAATAGCTATTTCTTATATGTATATATCAACAAATATCACTCAAGATGATAGATTGTATAGTCAACTAACAAAGGGGGTTACTGGATCAGAGACTAGATATCCGATCTTTGCTAGCGCATTTTATACGTGGTTAGAACACCCTTTATTTGGGATAGGTTCTGGAGAGTTTAAGATCATTGATATAACAAAATATTTTCCAGGCAATGTTGAAGTTCATGTTAGTCACGCACACAATACCTTTTTAACATTTTTAACAGAAAAGGGCATCGTTGCCTTGCTTGCATATTTGGTATTTCAACTATTACTCTTTATAAAATTCATTAAAAATTTTAGACAAAATAGCATAGTTTTTCTTGCACTTTTAATGCTCATGGCTAATAATATAATTTCACTCGCAAATACAACATTTCACCATGAAAATGCACTTTTAATGCTACTATTTTGGGCTCTAGCTTTAAGTGCGATAGATGAAAAATCGACCTTAAAAATTAGCTAA